Proteins found in one Massilia sp. H6 genomic segment:
- the purL gene encoding phosphoribosylformylglycinamidine synthase, with amino-acid sequence MLILPGSNALSAFRSQRLLAQLQAVAPTIAAVQARFFHFIDASAPLTSADTERLTAMLTYGEPAAQSLYEGVTEEFFVIPRLGTISPWASKATDIAHNCGMAQVHRIERGVGYTVVLKSGILGTGLGAPKRLAEEELAAVAALLHDRMTETVLRNADGAARLFDELEGKPLETVDVLGQGVDALLRANTELGLAMSGDEIDYLHDAFTRAARNPTDVELMMFAQANSEHCRHKIFNADWIIDGVRQDKSLFGMIKNTHQLNPRGTVVAYSDNSSIIEGASVTRFFPRGAGQEYAPATDLTHILMKVETHNHPTAISPFPGASTGAGGEIRDEGATGRGAKPKAGLAGFTVSNLYLPDAHRPWENASDVTGGQAGRVDAITGKPERIASALQIMTDGPLGGAAFSNEFGRPVLGGYFRSYEQNVGAAGDQGGTVYGYHKPIMIAGGIGSISGAHTHKDDIPVGSLLVQLGGPGMRIGMGGSAASSMATGTNTADLDFDSVQRGNPEMERRAQEVINGCWQMGEDNPIISIHDVGAGGLSNAFPEIVNDAKRGALFDLRKVPLEESGMAPKEIWSNESQERYVLAISPMDLDKFASLCERERCPYAVVGTATEERQLRVIDQESNGTSPVDMPMDVLLGKPPKMLREVEHVRYAFPALDLTGIELEEAARRVLLLPAVADKSFLITIGDRSVGGMSVRDQMVGPWQVPVADCAVTAMSFDGFVGEAMAMGERTPLAVIDAAASGRMAVGEAITNIAAAAIDDISDIKLSANWMAACGQPGQDAALFDTVKAVGMELCPALGVSIPVGKDSLSMRTTWNQDGKHQAVISPVSLIVSSFAPVADVRRTLTPQLRTDLGETALILVDLGRGKNRMGASALAQVTQQLGDSVPDVDSPQDLKAFFAVIQQLNRDGKLLAYHDRSDGGLFATLAEMAFAGRAGVTVNLDILAMEEGHGADWGDAKNWAGQVAERRNELTLRALFNEELGAVVQVRGEDKQAVMAVLREHGLGACSHIIGKPNERGAIEFTRDAKVIYKQQRADLHRLWSDTSWRIARLRDNPDCADQEFDRLLDETDPGISPKVTFDLRDNVAAPFIATGVRPRVAILREQGVNSHIETAWAMHQAGFAAIDVHMSDLIAGRVKLDDFQGVIAVGGFSYGDVLGAGEGWAKTILFNPRLSDAFASFFARQDTFGLGVCNGCQMLSNLKSIIPGAHAWPKFTRNKSEQFEARFGMVEVLDSPSIFFDGMAGTMAPIAIAHGEGFADFSLTGDAAAAIGSLRYVDNRGQATETYPFNPNGSPGGLTAVTTSDGRFTAMMPHAERVLRSVVHSWAPDTWPDESPWMRMFRNARKWVA; translated from the coding sequence ATGTTGATTCTGCCGGGTTCCAATGCCCTGTCCGCCTTCCGTAGCCAACGCCTCCTGGCGCAACTCCAAGCCGTCGCCCCCACGATCGCCGCAGTCCAGGCCCGCTTTTTCCACTTCATCGACGCCAGCGCACCGCTGACCAGCGCCGATACCGAGCGCTTGACCGCCATGCTCACCTATGGCGAACCGGCGGCGCAATCATTGTACGAAGGCGTGACCGAAGAATTCTTCGTCATTCCGCGGCTGGGCACGATTTCACCGTGGGCCTCGAAGGCCACCGACATCGCCCACAACTGCGGCATGGCGCAGGTGCATCGGATCGAGCGCGGCGTTGGCTATACCGTGGTGCTCAAGAGTGGCATCCTGGGCACCGGCCTGGGCGCGCCCAAGCGGCTGGCCGAAGAAGAACTCGCTGCGGTGGCGGCTTTGCTGCACGACCGCATGACCGAGACCGTCTTGCGCAATGCCGACGGCGCCGCGCGCCTGTTCGACGAACTCGAAGGCAAGCCGCTCGAGACCGTGGATGTGCTGGGCCAGGGCGTCGACGCGCTGCTGCGCGCCAATACCGAACTGGGCCTGGCAATGTCGGGCGACGAGATCGACTACCTGCACGACGCCTTTACCCGGGCCGCGCGCAATCCGACCGATGTCGAACTGATGATGTTCGCCCAGGCCAACAGCGAACACTGCCGCCACAAGATCTTCAATGCCGACTGGATCATCGATGGCGTGCGGCAGGACAAGTCGCTGTTTGGCATGATCAAGAACACCCACCAGCTCAACCCGCGCGGCACCGTGGTCGCCTACAGCGACAACTCGTCGATCATCGAGGGCGCCAGCGTAACGCGCTTCTTCCCGCGCGGCGCGGGACAGGAATATGCGCCGGCGACCGACCTGACCCATATCCTGATGAAGGTGGAGACCCACAACCACCCGACCGCGATTTCACCGTTCCCGGGCGCTTCCACCGGCGCCGGCGGCGAGATTCGCGACGAAGGCGCGACCGGCCGCGGCGCCAAGCCCAAGGCTGGCCTGGCCGGATTTACGGTATCGAACCTCTACCTGCCCGATGCCCACCGCCCGTGGGAAAACGCCTCGGACGTGACCGGCGGCCAGGCCGGCCGGGTCGACGCCATCACCGGCAAGCCCGAGCGCATCGCCTCGGCGCTGCAGATCATGACCGACGGCCCGCTTGGCGGAGCCGCGTTCAGCAATGAATTCGGGCGCCCGGTGCTGGGCGGCTATTTCCGCAGCTACGAGCAGAATGTTGGTGCCGCAGGCGACCAGGGTGGAACCGTGTACGGCTACCACAAGCCGATCATGATTGCCGGCGGTATCGGCAGCATCTCGGGCGCGCACACCCACAAGGATGACATTCCGGTCGGCAGCCTGCTGGTGCAGCTCGGTGGTCCCGGCATGCGGATCGGCATGGGCGGCTCGGCCGCCTCGTCGATGGCGACCGGTACCAATACTGCCGACCTGGATTTCGATTCGGTCCAGCGCGGCAATCCGGAAATGGAACGCCGGGCCCAGGAAGTCATCAACGGCTGCTGGCAGATGGGAGAGGACAACCCGATCATCTCGATCCATGACGTCGGTGCCGGCGGCCTGTCCAATGCCTTCCCGGAAATCGTCAACGATGCCAAGCGCGGCGCGCTGTTCGACCTGCGCAAGGTGCCACTCGAAGAGAGTGGTATGGCGCCGAAGGAAATTTGGTCAAACGAGTCTCAAGAGAGATATGTGTTGGCTATTTCTCCAATGGACCTTGATAAATTTGCATCGCTGTGCGAGCGCGAGCGCTGCCCTTACGCCGTGGTCGGTACCGCCACCGAAGAGCGCCAGCTGCGCGTGATCGACCAGGAATCAAACGGCACCTCGCCAGTCGACATGCCGATGGATGTCTTGCTGGGCAAACCGCCCAAGATGCTGCGCGAAGTCGAGCATGTGCGCTACGCTTTCCCGGCGCTCGACCTGACCGGCATCGAGCTCGAAGAAGCCGCGCGCCGCGTGCTGCTGCTACCGGCCGTGGCCGACAAATCCTTCCTGATTACGATTGGCGACCGCAGCGTCGGCGGCATGAGCGTGCGCGACCAGATGGTCGGGCCATGGCAGGTGCCGGTCGCCGACTGCGCCGTCACCGCGATGTCTTTCGACGGCTTCGTCGGCGAAGCGATGGCGATGGGCGAGCGTACTCCGCTGGCCGTGATCGACGCCGCCGCCTCGGGCCGCATGGCGGTGGGCGAGGCGATCACCAATATCGCCGCCGCCGCCATCGACGACATTTCCGACATCAAGCTGTCGGCCAACTGGATGGCGGCCTGCGGCCAGCCGGGCCAGGATGCCGCACTGTTCGATACGGTCAAGGCAGTGGGCATGGAGCTGTGCCCGGCGCTGGGCGTGTCGATCCCGGTCGGCAAGGATTCGCTGTCGATGCGTACCACCTGGAACCAGGACGGAAAACACCAGGCCGTGATCTCCCCGGTATCGCTGATCGTGTCCTCGTTCGCACCTGTCGCCGATGTGCGCCGCACGCTGACCCCGCAACTGCGCACGGACCTGGGCGAGACCGCCCTGATCCTGGTCGACCTGGGGCGCGGCAAGAACCGCATGGGTGCCTCGGCGCTGGCGCAAGTGACCCAGCAACTGGGCGACAGCGTGCCGGACGTCGATTCGCCGCAAGACCTGAAAGCATTCTTCGCGGTGATCCAGCAGCTCAACCGCGACGGCAAGCTGCTGGCCTACCACGACCGTTCGGACGGCGGACTGTTCGCCACCCTGGCCGAGATGGCCTTTGCCGGCCGCGCCGGCGTGACGGTCAATCTCGACATCCTGGCGATGGAAGAAGGCCATGGCGCCGATTGGGGCGATGCCAAGAACTGGGCCGGCCAGGTGGCCGAACGCCGCAACGAACTGACGCTGCGCGCGCTGTTCAACGAAGAACTCGGCGCCGTGGTCCAGGTGCGGGGCGAGGACAAGCAGGCGGTCATGGCGGTGCTGCGCGAGCACGGGCTCGGCGCATGCAGCCACATCATCGGCAAGCCCAACGAGCGCGGCGCCATCGAGTTCACGCGCGACGCCAAGGTGATCTACAAGCAGCAGCGCGCCGACCTGCACCGCCTGTGGAGCGACACCAGCTGGCGCATTGCGCGCCTGCGCGACAACCCGGACTGCGCCGACCAGGAATTCGACCGCCTGCTCGACGAGACCGATCCCGGCATCTCGCCGAAAGTGACGTTCGACCTGCGTGACAATGTCGCCGCGCCGTTCATCGCGACGGGCGTGCGTCCGCGCGTGGCGATCCTGCGCGAGCAGGGCGTGAATTCGCATATCGAAACTGCCTGGGCAATGCACCAGGCCGGCTTTGCGGCAATCGACGTCCACATGAGCGACCTGATCGCGGGCCGCGTCAAGCTCGACGACTTCCAGGGCGTGATCGCCGTGGGCGGCTTCTCGTACGGCGATGTGCTGGGCGCGGGCGAAGGCTGGGCCAAGACCATCTTGTTCAACCCGCGCCTGAGCGACGCCTTTGCCAGCTTCTTCGCGCGCCAGGACACCTTTGGCCTTGGCGTGTGCAATGGCTGCCAGATGCTGAGCAACCTGAAGTCCATCATTCCGGGCGCGCATGCCTGGCCCAAGTTCACCCGCAACAAGTCGGAACAGTTCGAGGCGCGCTTCGGCATGGTCGAGGTACTGGACTCGCCGTCGATCTTCTTCGACGGCATGGCCGGCACCATGGCGCCGATCGCGATCGCCCACGGCGAAGGCTTTGCCGACTTCTCGCTTACCGGCGACGCCGCCGCCGCGATCGGATCGCTGCGCTATGTCGACAACCGCGGCCAGGCCACCGAAACCTATCCGTTCAATCCGAACGGCTCGCCCGGCGGCCTGACCGCAGTGACGACCAGCGATGGCCGCTTCACCGCGATGATGCCGCATGCCGAGCGGGTGCTGCGCAGCGTCGTGCATTCGTGGGCACCGGACACCTGGCCGGACGAGTCGCCATGGATGCGCATGTTCCGCAATGCGCGCAAGTGGGTAGCTTGA
- a CDS encoding tetratricopeptide repeat protein, producing MQENANLSVLVVDPNAGMRASLQNMLNQAGIAKVESAVNASTAIKQLAKRSYDVILCEYDLAGSSSTGDGQDGQQLLEDLRHHRLITASTIFIMLTSEGVYGKVVSAAELSPTDYVLKPFTVDMLSGRIKRALERRSALLPVWQLAAQGKPSEAIRACATATLVHPRYALDFLRLKAELHISVNEHREAGALYADVLGERPLGWAGLGLARTMVAQGQFDQARETLERLVQGHPRLMGAYDLLARCHEQLGAGDAAQKILEEAVAISPHMVRRLRKLGAVALENGDAEAAEKSFKSVVGKARYSEFRDPEDHVNLVRALVTRGDVQGAGGAIRDLERSLRGSAEADACKAYANALLHEKTGNAGAAIAELQMAVNATRASSALSSQLKIGLAQSCLAYQLDEQASAVMMTVMNNSSSTVTLDQAIGVFVRAGRPDLADGMGQQLRAQAQILLGVADEKRNMGDLRGAVHTLIEALHMAPGNQQVMVAVAGAILRQINELGWDHALGDVALEQIERLRALDASHPRLAALTEQFQQARRSYGMSA from the coding sequence ATGCAAGAAAATGCGAACCTGTCGGTGCTGGTGGTCGACCCGAATGCCGGCATGCGCGCCAGCTTGCAGAACATGCTGAACCAGGCCGGTATCGCCAAGGTAGAGTCGGCGGTCAATGCCAGTACCGCGATCAAACAGCTGGCCAAGCGCAGCTACGACGTGATCCTGTGCGAGTACGACCTGGCCGGTTCGAGCAGCACTGGCGACGGCCAGGATGGACAGCAATTGCTGGAAGACCTGCGCCACCACCGCCTGATCACGGCATCGACCATTTTCATCATGCTCACCTCTGAAGGCGTCTACGGCAAGGTCGTCAGCGCAGCTGAACTGAGCCCGACTGACTACGTGCTCAAACCCTTCACCGTCGACATGCTCAGCGGCCGCATCAAGCGCGCACTTGAGCGCCGCAGCGCCCTGCTTCCGGTCTGGCAGCTGGCCGCGCAGGGCAAGCCGTCCGAAGCGATCCGCGCCTGCGCCACGGCGACCCTGGTCCACCCGCGCTACGCGCTCGACTTCCTGCGCCTGAAGGCCGAGCTGCATATCTCGGTCAACGAGCACCGCGAAGCCGGCGCGCTCTATGCCGACGTGCTCGGCGAGCGTCCGCTGGGATGGGCCGGCCTGGGGCTGGCGCGCACGATGGTTGCGCAAGGGCAGTTCGACCAGGCGCGCGAGACGCTCGAACGCCTGGTGCAGGGCCATCCACGCTTGATGGGCGCCTACGACTTGCTGGCGCGCTGCCACGAGCAGCTCGGCGCCGGCGATGCGGCGCAAAAGATTCTCGAAGAAGCGGTGGCTATCTCCCCGCACATGGTGCGCCGCTTGCGCAAGCTCGGCGCAGTCGCGCTCGAGAACGGCGACGCCGAAGCCGCCGAGAAATCGTTCAAGTCGGTGGTTGGCAAGGCGCGCTACTCGGAGTTTCGCGACCCGGAAGACCATGTCAACCTGGTGCGGGCGCTGGTCACGCGCGGCGACGTCCAGGGCGCGGGTGGCGCGATCCGCGACCTCGAGCGCTCGCTGCGCGGCAGCGCCGAAGCCGATGCCTGCAAGGCCTACGCGAATGCCTTGCTGCACGAAAAAACCGGTAATGCAGGCGCCGCCATTGCCGAACTGCAGATGGCGGTCAACGCTACGCGCGCGAGCAGCGCGCTGTCGTCGCAGCTGAAGATCGGGCTGGCCCAGTCCTGCCTCGCCTACCAGCTCGACGAGCAGGCCTCGGCCGTCATGATGACGGTGATGAATAATTCGTCCAGTACGGTCACGCTCGACCAGGCGATCGGCGTGTTCGTGCGCGCCGGCCGGCCCGACCTGGCCGACGGCATGGGCCAGCAGCTGCGCGCCCAGGCCCAGATCCTGCTGGGCGTGGCCGACGAAAAACGCAACATGGGCGACCTGCGCGGCGCGGTGCATACGCTCATCGAAGCGCTCCACATGGCTCCCGGCAACCAGCAGGTGATGGTGGCGGTGGCCGGCGCCATCCTGCGCCAGATTAACGAACTGGGCTGGGACCACGCCCTCGGCGACGTGGCGCTCGAGCAGATCGAACGCCTGCGCGCGCTCGATGCCAGCCACCCGCGGCTGGCGGCGCTGACCGAGCAGTTCCAGCAAGCCCGGCGCAGCTACGGTATGTCGGCCTAG
- a CDS encoding tetratricopeptide repeat protein, whose protein sequence is MRYLPLALAIQLAVLAGSHTVLAAPGQALIDKAGPVQGAKAELQRSAPLPAWAQPLADIPETGRTDAVVLRLHETQALAGDTPAYLVNRAIQVNDSSALAAIGQPSLNYFPSYQTLSLHRVVILRGGKVLDRTASVSARVLQRETAIEQGVYGGASTIQLLLEDVRVGDTLWMTYSVTGANPVFGKKWFDEYNWDQLAPIELRRVTVLSPRQRKLAWRQLGDFRTDKIAVRSSAVGPYDLLVFEGKGIEALDDEASIPSDYLAARSLQFSEFADWASVAEWAGSLFAPMAGNPAVKAQADQFRKLATPLARASAALRWVQDEIRYFSVSIGENSHRPQAPGTVLKRRYGDCKDKSYLLMSLLGELGIAAKPVLLSTGAPGLPARVGPSPGWFDHVIVEILVDGKRYYVDPTRSGQQVGLDALSTAFPGASALVVAPGTTALTVLPESGQREPNYEVNETIAIAGYDGDATLETRVLFRAELAEIWRQRLGALSPLELKKVATGDYQKRYPGIFPVDAPVVVDDKQTNRVELRSRYRLPKAVKLADGALSIEYRVGMLDGVVGLPDKLQRSYPLDMPAARFHGRYRLNIQWPEDVRANEAPWSRNVDNRFFHAHEAYVFRGNQLQHMVDYRTRAHTVPASEVAELHAAAKQIDDLGYGRYTSRPEQRIEKQAAGYSARDVDLVRMTAKANELAQSMAGQDDAAMKRGQACLLLQLASAADGIVLPANKKVVTQAWRVIKDDASDRTARACRARMAFERGDFAASARLYQELGAAPAAGQADELRNLAWAQFFQGQSELALATMQQYEDAQAGLAVRSGAELDLIDRIALLQRSGQGLLPGMRERAAHAPDGPWPRPLLAMQAGLISPEALLTQVDAMPDHARAYALTEALFYLGQMRLASRDTAGAVAVLRRLEESGIRSSHLYLQGVAELRMLDKVTADSRTLGQGIAADPAQAAQRYSLAADNGDAQASLALSERYRTGKGVSRDEQRATALLRRSAELGNATAMSLVGWRYFEGAGYPQDHAYAALWFQRAAMRGNLYAMYGLGRLLSAGQGVPRDLEAAAVLYRAAADKGQAEAQLDLGYAYEMGQGVAKDIREAAAWYRKSAEQGNAIAQANLGQFHANGTGVPKDENAAISWYRKAADQGYAPAMMKYGYLLEYPTTIKPDPAQAHGWYLKAAELDEPIAQYNLAQQFKQGRGVAADSGLAVKWFTRAAQNGDLDAMVLLADAYQDGEGVAQDLAAAVRWYTAAADGGDAVGALRLGIMAFTGNGLPQDYALAARRFEQAISAGNDGGNYWLGLLYERGLGRPRDVNRARALYALADSLWDADIRLAVMDAHGNGAPRDSARFEKFLEDWGRNGELSLLKKLAQAFDAAIDGERALRAYERLLQAAEKDERADVFKAALGQLADNYVKYEKHLKAEPHYLRLLSMKEKALGPQHADVSDTLEDLASVYAATARLAQAEAAQRRALAIRLASSGSTNPMTRRAMLKLAGLVGARGDLASARHYLNEAQSGAERALGAADAGLPDELSVIAQEYYELGQYEDAEALNRRALAMVEAREAPGIALESPLNGLAWTLAARGKHAESERLFRRAVEIREQCYGKEHHLYAASLGGLGLQLSKLNRHEQAEQALRQALALREVFLGRFDSEVALALNQSGMGWARQGKLAEAEAAFEQALALRERVYTPVHVEIADSLHELGALYLGQQRLDKAQPLLLRAVAIRRQLMPLHPATRASEALVDELTQKARR, encoded by the coding sequence ATGCGCTACCTCCCGCTTGCCCTTGCCATCCAGCTTGCCGTTCTTGCCGGCTCCCATACCGTCCTGGCCGCGCCTGGCCAGGCCCTCATCGACAAGGCTGGCCCGGTACAGGGCGCGAAGGCGGAATTGCAACGGTCCGCGCCTCTGCCCGCCTGGGCGCAGCCGCTGGCGGACATTCCCGAAACCGGACGCACCGACGCCGTCGTGTTGCGCCTGCATGAAACCCAGGCCTTGGCGGGCGATACGCCAGCTTACCTGGTCAATCGTGCGATCCAGGTGAATGACAGCAGCGCGCTCGCCGCGATCGGGCAACCGAGCCTGAATTACTTCCCCAGCTACCAGACATTGAGCCTGCACCGCGTCGTCATCCTGCGCGGCGGCAAGGTACTGGATCGAACCGCCAGTGTCTCGGCGCGCGTGCTGCAACGCGAGACGGCTATCGAGCAGGGTGTCTATGGCGGCGCGAGCACGATCCAGCTTTTGCTGGAAGACGTGCGGGTAGGCGACACCTTGTGGATGACCTATAGCGTGACGGGCGCCAACCCTGTATTCGGAAAGAAATGGTTTGACGAATATAACTGGGACCAGCTGGCGCCGATCGAACTGCGCCGCGTGACCGTCTTGTCTCCCAGGCAGCGCAAGCTGGCATGGCGCCAGCTGGGCGATTTTCGCACCGACAAAATCGCCGTGCGCAGCAGCGCGGTGGGCCCGTATGACCTGTTGGTATTCGAGGGCAAGGGCATCGAAGCGCTCGACGACGAAGCGTCGATCCCGAGCGACTACCTGGCTGCGAGGAGCTTGCAGTTTTCCGAATTTGCCGACTGGGCCTCGGTGGCCGAGTGGGCGGGCAGCTTATTTGCGCCCATGGCTGGCAACCCTGCCGTCAAAGCACAGGCCGATCAGTTCCGCAAGCTGGCAACGCCACTGGCACGCGCCTCCGCGGCCCTGCGTTGGGTGCAGGACGAAATCCGTTATTTCAGCGTCTCGATCGGCGAGAATTCACACCGGCCGCAAGCGCCCGGCACCGTGCTCAAACGCCGCTACGGGGACTGCAAGGATAAAAGCTACCTATTGATGTCACTGCTGGGCGAGCTTGGCATCGCAGCCAAGCCAGTCTTGCTATCTACCGGTGCGCCGGGCCTGCCGGCCAGGGTCGGTCCGTCGCCAGGATGGTTCGACCATGTGATCGTCGAAATTCTCGTCGACGGCAAACGCTACTACGTCGATCCGACCCGTAGCGGCCAGCAGGTAGGGCTCGATGCGCTCTCCACTGCCTTCCCCGGCGCATCGGCCCTCGTGGTCGCCCCTGGCACAACCGCATTGACCGTCCTTCCGGAGTCTGGCCAGCGCGAGCCAAACTACGAAGTCAATGAGACCATCGCCATCGCCGGCTACGACGGCGATGCCACCCTGGAAACGCGTGTGCTGTTCCGCGCAGAGCTGGCGGAAATCTGGCGCCAGCGCCTGGGCGCGCTGTCTCCCCTTGAGCTGAAGAAAGTTGCCACTGGGGATTACCAAAAACGCTATCCTGGCATCTTTCCCGTCGATGCCCCGGTCGTGGTCGACGACAAGCAGACCAACCGGGTGGAACTGCGGTCACGCTATCGCTTGCCCAAGGCGGTCAAGCTGGCCGATGGTGCCTTGTCGATCGAGTATCGGGTCGGGATGCTCGACGGCGTCGTGGGCCTGCCCGACAAGCTGCAACGCAGCTATCCGCTGGATATGCCAGCGGCAAGATTCCACGGCCGTTACCGCCTGAACATCCAGTGGCCCGAGGATGTCCGCGCGAACGAAGCGCCGTGGTCGCGCAACGTTGACAACCGATTTTTCCACGCGCATGAAGCTTATGTGTTCCGCGGCAACCAGCTGCAGCATATGGTCGACTACCGCACCAGGGCGCACACGGTGCCGGCATCCGAAGTAGCCGAACTGCACGCAGCGGCCAAGCAAATTGACGACCTGGGCTATGGCCGTTACACCTCGCGGCCGGAGCAGAGGATCGAGAAGCAGGCAGCTGGCTACAGCGCACGCGACGTCGACCTGGTGCGCATGACCGCCAAGGCAAATGAACTTGCGCAGTCGATGGCCGGCCAGGACGACGCTGCCATGAAGCGCGGCCAGGCTTGCCTGCTGCTGCAACTGGCCAGTGCTGCGGACGGGATCGTCCTGCCGGCCAACAAGAAAGTCGTTACCCAGGCCTGGCGCGTTATCAAGGACGATGCCAGCGACCGGACGGCGCGGGCATGCCGCGCGCGCATGGCATTCGAGAGAGGCGACTTTGCCGCCAGCGCCCGCCTGTACCAAGAGCTGGGCGCCGCCCCGGCCGCAGGGCAAGCGGACGAATTGCGCAATCTGGCCTGGGCGCAGTTCTTCCAGGGCCAGAGCGAACTGGCACTGGCAACGATGCAACAGTACGAAGATGCGCAGGCCGGGCTCGCGGTACGCTCGGGCGCCGAGCTCGACCTGATCGACAGGATCGCGCTCTTGCAGCGCAGCGGGCAGGGACTGCTGCCCGGGATGCGCGAGCGCGCCGCCCATGCGCCGGACGGCCCGTGGCCGCGCCCGCTGCTCGCCATGCAGGCAGGTCTGATCAGCCCGGAGGCGCTGCTGACCCAGGTTGACGCAATGCCCGATCACGCCCGCGCCTATGCCCTGACCGAAGCCCTGTTCTATTTGGGGCAGATGCGGTTGGCGTCCCGTGACACGGCCGGTGCGGTGGCCGTCTTGCGCAGGCTGGAAGAAAGCGGCATCCGCAGCTCCCATTTGTATCTGCAGGGCGTGGCGGAACTGCGCATGCTGGACAAGGTGACAGCGGATTCGCGGACCCTGGGTCAGGGCATCGCGGCCGACCCGGCCCAGGCCGCGCAGCGGTACAGCCTGGCCGCCGACAATGGCGATGCCCAGGCCAGCCTCGCGCTGTCCGAGCGCTATCGCACGGGTAAGGGCGTTTCCAGGGACGAGCAGAGGGCCACCGCGCTGCTGCGCCGCAGCGCTGAACTGGGTAACGCGACCGCCATGAGCCTGGTTGGCTGGCGTTATTTCGAGGGGGCCGGCTACCCGCAGGACCATGCCTATGCAGCGCTGTGGTTCCAGCGTGCTGCGATGCGCGGCAACCTGTACGCCATGTACGGCCTCGGGCGGCTGCTGTCCGCTGGACAAGGGGTGCCGCGCGACCTCGAAGCGGCGGCGGTACTGTACCGGGCCGCGGCGGACAAGGGACAGGCCGAAGCCCAGCTCGACCTGGGCTATGCCTACGAAATGGGGCAGGGCGTCGCCAAGGACATTCGCGAAGCGGCCGCCTGGTACCGCAAGTCGGCCGAGCAGGGCAATGCGATTGCGCAGGCCAACCTGGGCCAGTTCCATGCGAATGGCACAGGTGTTCCCAAGGACGAGAACGCCGCGATTTCCTGGTACCGCAAAGCGGCCGATCAGGGATATGCACCGGCAATGATGAAGTACGGCTACCTTCTTGAGTACCCCACGACCATCAAGCCTGATCCGGCCCAGGCGCACGGGTGGTACCTGAAAGCGGCGGAGCTGGACGAGCCGATCGCGCAATACAATCTCGCCCAGCAGTTCAAGCAGGGCAGGGGCGTGGCAGCGGATTCGGGCCTGGCCGTCAAGTGGTTCACCCGGGCTGCGCAGAACGGCGACCTCGATGCGATGGTCCTGCTCGCCGATGCCTATCAGGACGGCGAAGGGGTTGCGCAGGACTTGGCCGCGGCCGTGCGCTGGTACACGGCTGCAGCCGACGGTGGCGATGCGGTTGGCGCACTGCGGCTGGGCATCATGGCTTTCACCGGGAACGGCCTGCCGCAGGATTACGCGCTCGCCGCCAGGCGTTTTGAACAGGCAATCTCGGCAGGCAATGATGGCGGAAACTACTGGCTTGGCCTGTTGTACGAACGCGGCCTGGGCCGGCCCAGGGACGTGAATCGGGCACGCGCCCTGTATGCGCTGGCCGACTCGCTATGGGATGCCGACATCCGGCTCGCCGTGATGGACGCCCATGGCAATGGCGCGCCGCGCGACTCTGCCCGTTTCGAGAAATTCCTGGAGGACTGGGGCCGCAACGGCGAATTGTCGTTGCTAAAAAAGCTGGCGCAGGCATTCGACGCCGCCATCGATGGAGAACGCGCGCTGCGGGCTTATGAGCGCTTGCTCCAGGCAGCGGAAAAAGACGAACGGGCAGACGTTTTCAAGGCGGCGCTTGGTCAGCTGGCCGACAACTATGTCAAATACGAGAAGCACCTGAAGGCGGAGCCGCACTATCTGCGCCTGCTGTCCATGAAAGAAAAAGCCCTTGGCCCGCAGCATGCTGACGTCTCCGATACGCTCGAGGATCTCGCATCGGTGTATGCGGCCACGGCACGTCTCGCACAGGCGGAAGCGGCGCAACGGCGTGCACTCGCGATACGCCTTGCGAGCTCCGGCTCCACCAACCCCATGACGCGGCGCGCCATGCTCAAGCTCGCTGGCCTGGTCGGCGCACGCGGCGACCTGGCGTCGGCGCGCCACTACCTGAACGAAGCGCAGTCCGGCGCCGAACGCGCCCTGGGCGCGGCCGATGCCGGGCTCCCCGACGAGTTGTCGGTGATCGCGCAGGAGTACTACGAGCTGGGGCAGTATGAGGATGCCGAAGCGCTCAACCGGCGCGCGTTGGCCATGGTCGAGGCACGGGAAGCTCCCGGTATTGCGCTGGAATCCCCGCTCAATGGCTTGGCATGGACGCTCGCTGCGCGCGGCAAGCATGCCGAATCCGAGCGCTTGTTCCGGCGTGCCGTCGAGATCCGCGAGCAGTGCTATGGCAAGGAGCATCACCTGTACGCTGCCTCGCTTGGCGGCCTGGGGCTGCAGCTGTCGAAGCTGAACCGTCATGAGCAAGCCGAGCAGGCCCTGCGCCAGGCCCTGGCCTTGCGCGAGGTCTTCCTAGGTAGATTCGATAGCGAGGTTGCTTTGGCCCTGAATCAATCTGGAATGGGTTGGGCAAGGCAGGGGAAACTGGCTGAGGCCGAGGCTGCGTTCGAGCAGGCCCTGGCTTTGCGCGAGCGCGTCTACACGCCCGTGCATGTCGAGATTGCCGATTCCCTGCACGAGCTTGGCGCGCTTTACCTTGGACAGCAACGCCTCGACAAGGCGCAGCCGCTCTTGCTGCGTGCCGTGGCAATCCGCAGGCAGTTGATGCCCTTGCACCCGGCTACCCGTGCGAGCGAGGCATTGGTCGACGAATTGACGCAGAAAGCCCGGCGCTGA